The Oreochromis niloticus isolate F11D_XX linkage group LG18, O_niloticus_UMD_NMBU, whole genome shotgun sequence DNA window ACGTCACGGCGGAACCGCGAGCCCACGAAGACGTAGAGGAAGGGGTTGAGGCAGGCGTGCATGTAGGCAAGACTCTTCAGCACCTGCCCCGCCTTGTCGAAGTCCTTCAGCTGATCGCAGTTCGTGATGGTGATGTTGGAGGCCTGCACCGCCTCCATCACCAGCACGCTGTTGTAAGGCAGCTGTGACACAACGAACGCCACCACCACCGCCAGGATCACACGCATGGCCTTGTGCTTCTGGAAGCCCTGGGTCTTGAGCAGTGTGGCGACGATGATGCTGTAACAGAAGGCCATGACGATGAAGGGCAGGCAGAAGCCCATGCTCACCTGCAGGGACAGCACCAGGATCTTGGTGCTGTTCCCAAGGTGGGGCGGGAACACCATACGGCAGTAGTCCTGCGATTCCACCTTTGCGGGGGCAGCGAATACCAGCTCGGGCGTGGCAAGGAGCAACGCAAGCAGCCACACCCCCGCACACACCAACCGGCTGCAGCGCAGGCGCTCCACCTGCGAATTGTGCGCCTTGGTGGTCTGCACAATGGCGATGTAGCGGTCCACGCTGATGCAGGTAAGCAGCAGCATGCTGCTAAACAGGTTCACCTTGTAGAGGGCGGAGTTTATTTTGCAGAGGGAGGTGCCGAAGATCCAGCTGTGCGACGCCTCGGCCGCCCACAGCGGCAGCGTAACCAGGAACAGCAGGTCAGCCACGGCCAGGTTCAGCAGGTACACGTCGGTCATCGTCTTCAGCCGGCGCCGGAAGTTCAGGTAGATCCACACCACGGCCAGGTTCCCGGCTCCGCCCACCAGGGCGATCATCCAGAAGAGCGGTGGCTCGTAGTGACTCCTGAACATCCGCACCGACTCCCGGTCGCACAGCAAGTCGTCTCCGTAGTCCCCTGAGTAGTCATAATTGTCAGAGGTGGCCGAGGAACTGAAAGCAGATGGTTCCTGATGGAAAGAGACACCACACCTGAGCACACCTGAGCTCTCTGCTGATACATCCTTGGATAAATCAGTAAATAATCAGGGTTCGTTACCTCTGTGATCATTGTTgtgatgatgtcatccatgGAGGTCACATTCATGCTGAAAAGGTTGTCCATCTACAAACACAGGTGTTCAGGTTAGAAAAGGTGAAACGAgtttcacacaaacaaaacctCCAAAACgaggaaacaaaataaaattaaaaaaagctaaAGCCGCCTGGCCCCGCCCCTCCTATGCTTGCTGGTCACACGGCTTTGGTAGTTTGTGGCATGTTGTTGCTGTTGACTCATGTCTGTGTTGCTTCACTCTCTGCACGTTGTTTTTAGTCAGAGTAGGACAAAGGACATATTTTTACTCTCTTTGAAGTACTTTTACTCTGTTACTCTGAGATAAATACTATATTGTACTTTTAAATAGTACTACTGAGCCCTGATCCTACACTATAAAAGTACTCCCGTACAATAGctttaccaaaataaaagccttggGGTGAAGTGTTGTGTAACCGTCAAACTCACACACATTAAAGAATTCGTTTCTTTAAATGAAGCTGAGGATTAAAGCGGATCATGTGCTCGTCATCATCGTGGCTCAAACACTGAAAACTCGactgtttgaatgtttcaggcATAAAAACGAATCCTCGAGTTTGACCACATTCAAGTTTAAGCTCTTCACCTCACATAGGTCTGCTCATAGAGCACCTTCACTTTGAGTATTTGGGTCATTTAAGACTGTGGTATTAATACTTTTACTGAACACAGAGTACTTTAATTCTGCAGACGTGTCTGTGTGTCACAAATCTCCTCCATgtcttaacctcctaggacctggcgtccacatacgtctgcacttacgaggacattacactgccactgttctatcgaaatgTAAActgaatgtcctcatatgtggatctcattttttcCCAGAAACAAaaaccaggtaagaaaaaaaatctggtaattctatgttttacattcatcaggtcacaatcagcccaaatagcaaagagaaattaaaaatgccatgaaagagttcgggtcttaggaggcaGTAAAAATTCTGCAGTACAAGCAGTTATTTATCATCGTGTTCCTGTTAGAACCACTGAAACCAGAAACATCATCCGAAATCTCAGAGTTTGTGGTGATGCGATCTGAGATCTGCTCACAACTAGACTATTATGGGATGGTTAATGATGAAGTGAAAAACATCTTTACACTGCGCTCAGAAATCAAAGTCTGCAGCTCGCCACTTTCCCCACGAAACAAAGaccagacacagacagacagacaggcgtGGACTCACCGTCAGGCGTCTCCTCGTCTCTGGTGCGTCTTGCTGTTTGGCGCTTTTTTCACTCTGAGTCCGTTAGACCACAAAAGTGACGTATGAAAGCAGAAGTTACATCAGCTGTCAGAGGATTGGCTACGACTTCACAACTAGTAGACAGCGAGCACGAACGCATGAACATCACCAAAAGCCCCTGAATGTTAAACCCCCTGAATCCAACGATCCTGAATCCAACGATCCTGAATCCAAACCCTTGTGAATAACATAACAAATATTTACTTTACAGCTGGTTAGAGTTGTGCCAACTCTGTTATTGGCTGATATTTCAATGTATGtttgaataaatcaataaattcaCAGCAACATGTAAGGAGATGACTTCTGCACAGCACTGTGGTACAAAGGAGGCCTTTGTAGGTGCTGAGCTGTTTTGAAGGGTTTGGGAGAGTTTAAAGGATTATGAAAAGCGAGAAGCTCGGACACCACAAAGAGGAAGTCGGGGAAAATCAGCTGGGAGCTCctaagaacagaaaacagaagcagCGTCACACATCGGGACTCGCCCGGGCTCACATGGTGAAACCAGCCTGAGAAGTTACCCAGAATGCAGTTTGTGACGTTTCCTCAGGTTTCTGCTGCTCTGCGTCACAGACACAAAGCTGCTGCAGGTTATTCTCACAGATCCGCCAGGCTGTGAAACTGATCTGGCTGCAGTTTGACTTGTATTGTACAGCTGACTCtttctacctgagcactcaaagacGACATTCACAGGTGGCAGCTTCGCACCATTGGCTCCTCAGCCAAGCACCCAGCGTCTGTGGTTCCTCTCGTCCTGagcaggattactattgcaacaacGCGTCATCGGACGACGGTCTGAATCCAGCTCACGTTCGCTATGAGGGGGTGAACACTTGGTGAATCTGGCTTCACAACGTTAGGAAGAGCCAACATCGAAGACTCAAAAGCGACGTCGCTACGAACGCTTGGCCGCCACAGGCCTTTCTGACACCTGGTTACAATCCCCAAAGTCACATTTAGCTCACTGGGATGAGCAGGCGACCGTATGCCGCATGGCTGAGTGGCCAGCCTGGGTGTGAATCCAACCCGCGGCCCTTTGCCGCATCTCGTCCCTCTGCTTTCCTGTCACTCTTCACTGTGGCCTTCAAAATAAAGCCGTAAAAAGgccaaaacaaatatttaaaaaaaaaaaacaaattcacaaaGCTCTGCTGGACTGATGAGGTGCTGAACACACTGAAGAAGTGATGACATTTGGCTCTGGGTCTGTGCACCTGGAGGGGGGCACACTTATTCCCAGAATGAGTGTAAGTGTTTGGTGGGGGTCAGATTTGTTGGGCTTTGTATGAAGTCATGCTGCCACACTGAACCAAAACTACACACATTCAAATCGTTTCTTGTTTCAAGCATCACTCTCACTGCCTGTTTGCTTACCACTGTATCCATGACAACAAACATTCCCTAATATCAGACACAAACCACAACTTTCTCGCTCTGACCTAAACGTCCCCCCTACCCCCCTCGCTCCAGGCCAACACGGTGCCACTCACGTCTGCAGTGAGAAGTGTAGTACCAGCTGGAGTGGTAGTAGTACTGAGGTATCTGTggtcacacacactgaacatgtTGTTCTTCTCTGCTTATCTCTACTTCCTGTTTAAGGTGACAAACACAGACTGGCAGCAGTTTCCGTGACTTGTGAGGACATTACCTTAAAGGGCTCCTGCACACCTTCAGCCTGTGAAAGCACAAAACCAGGACACAGTTCACATCATGTCACTTGTGCACAACACGTGCTTCATACTGACAGGTAACAACCCCCAGTACAGAGAGATGACCCCAACATCCACACCGCCCCCCAGCAATCAGTGAGGCGGAAGAACTCCCTCTAAAAGGAACCAGGATTAGGGAGGGACTGAGCCTGATTTactgggaatcccccggcagcctacgtctattgcagcataactaagggaggattcagggtcacctggtccagccctaactatatgctttagcaaaaaggaaagtttgaagcctaatcttgaaagtagagatagtgtctgtctcctgaatccaaactggaagctggttccacagaagaggggcctgaaaactgaaggctctgcctcccattctacttttaaatactctaggaacaacaagtaggcctgcagtgtgagagcgaagtgctctaatagggtgatatggtactacaaggtcattaagataagatgaggcctgattatttaagaccttgtatgtgaggagcaggattttgaattctggatttaacaggaagccaatgaagggaagccaaaacaggagaaatctgctctctctttctagtccctgtcaggactcttgctgcagcattttggatcagctgaaggcttttcagggagtttttaggacttcctgataataaagaattacagtagtccagcctggaagtaataaatgcatgaactagtttttcagcatcactctgagacaggatatttctagctttagagatgttgcacaaatggaagaaagcagtcttacatatttgtttaatatgtgcattgaaggacatgtcctggtcaaaaatgactccaaggttcctcacagtgttactggaggccaaggtaatgctatccagagtaagaatctggttagataccatatttctaagattttcagggccgagtacaataacctcagttttatctgaattaagaagcagaaagttagcggccatccaggtctttatgtctttaagacattcctgttGTTTATGGATGAACCCTCTTGATTATGTGACAGAGAGTGAAACACTCTGAGGACCACCAACGTGGGCAAAcacgtgtgtctgtgtctgtgagtgtgcgGTCACAGCTTGTCATGCAACACTGCACAGTGTGAACTTGCTGTCACGCTATGCGGCTGATTCCTGTTTCACTGACGTCTGTCAAACACTTCCTGTAAGACAGGAAAAAACAGCCAGGTCACGTGACCTGATTTTCTCCTCATTCCTCTTCTGCTGTTAACGCATGTGGTTACCATAGAGACATGtgaaccccccccccaagcATCATCtgatataaaatcaaataaatcttATAAAGATACATGCTGGAGTTAAAAGTCAGAtttaaactaaacaaacaaaacatttggagcttttattgtgaaagagtGAACTGAAGTTAATCTCATGTAATCTGATAATCTGAACAGTGTGACGTCTGACAGATTTTGTGTAATCCTGAAGACAGGGAGCCGGGTTGGTTCGTGCTCTGTCCGTTTTAAGCCTGAGCTCTGTGCTGTCATTTTTAAAGCCTCCTCTGGGGGCAGCAGAGCGGCCGGCGGGCTCCGAGGAGCTGAATAAGCCGTAGAAGAAGAAATAGGAGCGGATGTAAACAAAGAGGAGCAGGTGAGTTTCAGTGAGACGCTCCGCAGTCTCACCTGGGAGCTCATTTATTGATCTGTTAGTGACGTATCGATCCGTTCCTGCTCTGAAACACTGTTAGCCGTTAGCCTGCTAGCCTTCTCCGCGTCTTTGCGCTTCCCGCGCGAGCCTAAGTAAAGCGGACAGCGAACGAGCTCCCTCAGATCAGCCAATCATTCCGCTTAACGTACGTTTCGTCATCAAGCAGAGGGGTTGGTACTCTAAGTACTCAGAGTAGTCAGAGTACTGGGACTGTggaataaagtagaataatgAAGACTGCTGCTGATATCTGGACGGATGTTCGGTTCTGCTCCGCTCTGATTGGTCAGTGTTTGAATTCAGGCGGTTTTTTTGAGATAAATCCTATTTACACTGACTCTGTGTCCCAGCAGGGCCAAAGGACGGACCTCACACCGTGATGTCATGGTGATGTCATAGCGATGTCGTGGGTGAAGCAGCGGTACCGTGACATCAGCCCTGTGACCCTGCAGGTGGTGGGCGGAGCTGTGAGCTCCAGCCTGTACTGTGCTGAGGTGGAGGGCGTGGGGGCGGGGCTAGTGGAGTCCTTTCTGGTGGAGCTTTATCGCTGTAAGCTCTGTCAGTTCACCTGTGGCATCAAAGCCGCCATTAACAGCCACCTGCTGCTCAGGCACCGCCTCAACACCTATCCGGACGGGGCAGAGGCGGGGCtccagcagggagcgtcacCCTATCAACTAAAGCAGAGTGACGAAGATGAGGACTTCCTGCTCTACAACATGCTGGACAACCTGAGCCCAGCTACCTGTGACATCAGCAGTGAGGGAGGGCTGCAGGTGGCCCACACCTGTGAGGTGATaacctcacacaaacacacacaggacagAATGATTTtgagcttttattttaaaaagtgaaacaaTATGAAGTTATTAGTCAGATGGATATTTATGATTTAGCTTTTCAAATTAaggtgaaatgtatttattttttgatttatttatcttattttattctgaaggtgTCCTTACACCTGGTAGCCCCGCCTTAATCTTGTGGTTTGTATGCAGGTCACCACGCTCtttgaggaagaagaggaggaagaggagcaggaggaggactCCTCCATCTTCACTCTGAAGGGGGGCTCTTTATCCTCTCTGGCCGACACCCCCGCCTCCCAGGAGGAGTTGGCGCAGTCCGCCCACCTGATGACCCTTGGGCTGTGTCGGATCTCTGCAGTCAgagctcctcctcttccttcctcctcaccgtccaCACAGCTCACACAACCACATGACAGCAGTGCCAACGACAAAATGAAGGCTCCGCCCCCCAgcctgctgtgtctgctctgccCGTTGACACTGCCGTCGCGGCGGCTGCTTGATGTCCATGTCAGGTCACACCGTGCCAGCGGTGGTTTCGGCTGCGTGCGCTGCAACTGGATGGCCGACAGCTGGGAGGAGGTGGAGCATCATTGGAGGAGCCGCTGTGgccagaggaggaaaagaaggaggcagcgggaagagaagaagaagaaaactgcgATGGCGGTCTGTCACAGGAAGTTCCGAAACAGCACGCTGAGAAGCGCTCCTGAAAAACCACGGAAACGCAGTGAGTGCCCAGCTCTGTACCATCGATAAGTAATCAATAAGACCGCTAACACTGATCAGTTTTCTGCAGATGGATGGAGGAGCCAGCTGATTGGACGTGCAAAGCGGAAGGAGGCGGAGCTTCCTGACaggtaataataacaataataataataatacattttatttaaaagcgcctttcaaaacacccaaggacactgtacagcaaataaaacaggcataaaaacaggaaataaacatgATAATAAAAGAAAGTTTAATAGCATGGAGAAGTTATATAAGGCTATTTTAAACAGGCGGGTTTTGAGGGTGGACTTAAAAAGAGGGAATGAGGTGATGTTTCTGAGGTCGGGGGGTAGGGAATTCCAAAGTCGAGGAGCAGAGCGACTGAAAGCCCTGAACCCCCTGGTAATGAGACGAAAGGAAGgaagagaaagacaaagagaagagGAGAATCTGAGGCACCAGGATGGGATGGAGATCTGCACCAAATCAGAGAGGTATGGTGGGGAGAGAGAATGAATAGCCTTAAATGTGTAGAGgagtattttaaaattaatgcgAAGTTACCCGTTAGCCAGTGAAGCTGCTTCAGGATAGGGGTGATGTGGTGGGCAGAGGGAGTCCTAGTAATAATACgggcagcagagttctggacacGTTGAAGCTTGTTGATGGATTTTTGTGTAAGACCAAATAAGAGTGAGTTACAGTAGTCGATCCGACAGGTAACAAGACTATGGACGAGGATAGCAGTGGCATGTGGAGTGAAGAAGGGGCGGAGTTGGAAATATGCTGAGCGATTGACATTATTGATGTGAGAGTTAAAGGATAGTGCACTGTCAAGAATGACACCCAAACTTTTCACAGAGGGAGAGATAGAAACCGACAAGTTCTTGATAGTAACAGAAAAACAGTTAGCTCTGGATAGCGATAATTTGGAGCCAACCAGGAGAAGCTCTGATTTGTTGCTGTTGAGTTTGAGAAGGTTGGAGGAAAACCAGGAATTAAGTTCAGCTAAGCAGAGGGTGGTGGAGGGTGGAGGGAGAGCAGAGTCGGGTTTGGTGGACAGGTAAAGCTGGGTGTCGTCGGCATAACACTGAATGGATTTTTACAGAGAATCTGAAACTATTAAAAACAAGTTTGAATGTctgtcagccaatcagaacacaGCCTGTGtgcgatctgagcactctaccctctacattgatggggaggaggtagaaagggtagaaagctttaagttcctcggagtccacatctcggccgaccttacctggtccacaaacatctcccaccaggtagggaaagcacaacaaaggctgtacttcctcaggaaactacgtcaggcccaattaccccaaagactgctagtaaacttctaccgctccaccattgagagccttctgacttactgctgcacactgtggttcaactgctgcactgcggaggacaagaggaaactgcagcgggtggtgagggcagcagagcgggcaatcggcacttcactaactcccctcagagacatttatactggcagacttcagcagaaagccagcatcatcatcaaagaccccacgcaccctggacactcacttttttccccccttccctctggtaaacgctacaggtccatcaggtcgaagacaaacagactcaacagaagtttttacccacaggctgtcaaacatgccctacctcctccctgattggaggataactgcactgccaacactcatggacattacaccttatttataaatcgtatttctgtttatacttcaatgcaaacaacacccttaccactttaaactgtatttattataacattatttagtatagttccaacagcacccccccccccccccactcaatgtgcaatatcatccccccgccacacactcaatgtgcaatatcactgatcacactgcacctctcaatgcacctgctagttagatggcatgtatgtgtatgtatatagatgtaagtgtgtatgtggaaatatgtgtgtgtatgcatgtacggatgcaaatatgtatatatacatatatgtttgtatgtgcgtgtatgtttgcaggtgtatgtataacttgtacatatctttcttgtgtaaatgtaaatttgtcattgtgtaaatacttacgctattgtgtacttcacacacatggagagatgccaaactgcctttcactgttcttgtaacagtgacaataaaaagctattctattctattctattctattcatttGTTTTCAGGCAGACCAGCAGAGCTCGGGCCGCAACACGGCCGGTCACCATGGAGACCACAAGGAAAACCACAAGGAGGACGAACGGAGACGGCAAGGAGCCGACAGCAGAGAGCGGGAAGCAGACGGGCTTCAGCTGTTCGCTGTGCCACAGGTAACCACGTTACCCATAATCCCTCACTGCACAGGGTAACGTGACCTGCTGATGTCATGGCgtttcttctctctgcaggaaGTTCTCCTCTAAACTGACTCTGAGGCGTCACCTGGGCGTTCATGGGGGAGAGAAACCTTTCACCTGTCCTCACTGCTCCTACAGCAGCCGGCTGAAGGCCTCACTGCTGCAACACCTGAGGACTCacacaggtaacacacacacacacacacctgaggaCTCacacaggtaacacacacacacacacctgaggaCTCacacaggtaacacacacacacacctgaggaCTCacacaggtaacacacacacacacacacctgaggaCTCacacaggtaacacacacacacctgagcaCTCacacaggtaacacacacacacacacacctgaggaCTCacacaggtaacacacacacacacacacacctgagcaCTCacacaggtaacacacacacacacacacctgaggaCTCacacaggtaacacacacacacacacacctgaggaCTCacacaggtaacacacacacctgaGCACTCacacaggtaacacacacacacacacacacctgaggaCTCACACAGGTAACACACAGAAAGCTGAGAGCCTTTGTCATGTGACTGTCAGATGACGTTGTGTGTTTCGTGTGTGTGATCTCAGGTGAGAAGCCATACAGGTGTGCAGAGTGTCCATATGCGTCCATTGATCGCAGCTCTCTGCTCCGACACTGCAGGACTCACAGCCAGGAGAAACCGTACAGGTGTCAGCACTGTGACTACAGCAGGTAACACACCTGGCGCACACCTGTGCTCCCACAAACTCTGCGGGCTGCTCGAGTATTTCGAATAATagaaaattaaattgaatgtgACTCATAAATCGAAGGGTTTATCTGTGTTTTCACAGATGTTGTTTGCAGTTTGGAAACCAATGAGCCATTCGTCCTGAAACACCTGTGTCAGGATTTATTATTGATCAGCATTGAGACGATGTCTGATCTGATTAATCCGTGGAATAACTGATAGATTACTAAAGTAATCGGTAGCTGCAGCCCTAGAATTGGAccgtgttgttgttgtttttctcgaCAGCATCCAGAAGAAGAGTTTGGACCTCCACGCTCGCCGCCATCACACCGGTGAGGCATTCCCATGTCAACAGTGCGACTACTCGAGCCCGGACCGCCAGCTGCTGCTGAGACATGTGCGCAGACACCACGCCCCCTCCCAGCAAGCTGTGTTATCAACATGAGCTGGTGTGACGGGGCTCGGTGACATCATCAGAcatggtgatgatgtcagaagTTTTATTTGTGgacttttttaatgaaaataaaagcttaggaaaaatcatttctgttctTATTTATTCACTCTCAGACCTTTACTTTGAAAATATGAAGGCCTTAAACACTTTAACTTTGAAAAGGCCTCAATGAGCACATgaggtgatcatgtgactgtgaCAGTCAGCTGATTATTATTCAGTGAATTCTAGAATACTATTTTTATTGGAAATAATTGACAAATGTGATTGAAGCAGCTGACGTCTCACCTGCTGCTCACCTGGACTCGGTGCTCAGAATTTGAACTGAACAGGTTCTGACTAATAATCAGGAACCAAAAATGTACTGGTTTAACTCTGAACACACGTCAGGGGGACGGATAACATGCATCAGACTTTGCGCTTCAGTAATGATATGTGCAATAAAATATGCATTAGCAAAATCTTTTttcaaatacaatttaaaaacagattCCACTCCTCATCTGCATTTCCTGTTAGCTCACAC harbors:
- the si:dkey-154p10.3 gene encoding zinc finger protein 567, with the protein product MSWVKQRYRDISPVTLQVVGGAVSSSLYCAEVEGVGAGLVESFLVELYRCKLCQFTCGIKAAINSHLLLRHRLNTYPDGAEAGLQQGASPYQLKQSDEDEDFLLYNMLDNLSPATCDISSEGGLQVAHTCEVTTLFEEEEEEEEQEEDSSIFTLKGGSLSSLADTPASQEELAQSAHLMTLGLCRISAVRAPPLPSSSPSTQLTQPHDSSANDKMKAPPPSLLCLLCPLTLPSRRLLDVHVRSHRASGGFGCVRCNWMADSWEEVEHHWRSRCGQRRKRRRQREEKKKKTAMAVCHRKFRNSTLRSAPEKPRKRNGWRSQLIGRAKRKEAELPDRQTSRARAATRPVTMETTRKTTRRTNGDGKEPTAESGKQTGFSCSLCHRKFSSKLTLRRHLGVHGGEKPFTCPHCSYSSRLKASLLQHLRTHTGEKPYRCAECPYASIDRSSLLRHCRTHSQEKPYRCQHCDYSSIQKKSLDLHARRHHTGEAFPCQQCDYSSPDRQLLLRHVRRHHAPSQQAVLST
- the ccr9a gene encoding C-C chemokine receptor type 9a, which gives rise to MDNLFSMNVTSMDDIITTMITEEPSAFSSSATSDNYDYSGDYGDDLLCDRESVRMFRSHYEPPLFWMIALVGGAGNLAVVWIYLNFRRRLKTMTDVYLLNLAVADLLFLVTLPLWAAEASHSWIFGTSLCKINSALYKVNLFSSMLLLTCISVDRYIAIVQTTKAHNSQVERLRCSRLVCAGVWLLALLLATPELVFAAPAKVESQDYCRMVFPPHLGNSTKILVLSLQVSMGFCLPFIVMAFCYSIIVATLLKTQGFQKHKAMRVILAVVVAFVVSQLPYNSVLVMEAVQASNITITNCDQLKDFDKAGQVLKSLAYMHACLNPFLYVFVGSRFRRDVVHLLRCCRCVPPITKIQLSTKSSRSPLSSTRASVMSDSETSQALSL